The DNA segment GAGTCTGAGGAATTAAATTAATTCTGTTCAGTGGTGGACAGCAGcaaactatatttattttgataccGAGCACATTTccaggtatctgtacttttactttactacatttcaaagcataaaatcatactttttactccactatatttcataaaacatatcgttccTCATTCTCCGAGTGGCGTTACTTTAGCCAAAACTAAGTATTGTTTATTGTGAATTAAAATCATATAGAGTTATGACAGGCTATTCAGATGCTTGAATGTGGACttgaatgcaataataataataacaaaagtttTCTTGAAAAGCAAATTAGCATATAAAGGAATATGAGACACTGATGACTGCagtaacagctgctgaaaatgatggaaaataatgctaataataatgcCCACACATCTTCCCCGCTGATGTAGCAGTTTCAAATGGTATGAAACTAAATCATTTGCATAGCGTTCCTCTTAAAATGTGAACACTTTTTTCCCATATGTGATGTCGgtgcactgtatttttttatactatttattGCATATATTTGCACAAATTAAATTTTCCCTAATTATAAAATACTACATAGCTCCATACATTTGTGTAACTCACactgatattttattatatttaaatgtaatgtttttacactgtatagtatttttattttttttttaaaaaagcttattttcagatcaataaataataaatgtctgCCCTAATCTTTCTTATTAGTGCTGACTAATCTGTCTAGTGCAGGCTAGAATAAATAATCATggctcacttaaaaaaaaaaagaagtaattttATACTTTTCATTAAGTACAATTGAAAATGAGgacttttatacttttaaaggAATTATACATTATTAGGTTCTTGTACATTTAACTCaactacagtgtgtgtgtattttgtccAATActgtttgttacatttaaacaAGAGTCTCACTGTCATACTTTACAATTAAAAGCAAGGACGAAGTAAGGAGGTACACTTCCATTTCAAACGGCAATCAAAACCACTCGAGGAAAACTTCCCTGCCACCACCTCTATTAAAGATAACAGAAATAAAAGAGTTTGATAGCTACTATGCCCTAACTAAAAACATGTCTTCTCTTATTCCAGAAATGAGTGCGACATCTTTTCAGTATCTTCCTTAATCATTAAATGAAACGGAGCTATTAGAAAGCATTAGTGGTAGCAGGCTACTACACAATACTTTAGATTTACAGGACCCTTCATCTTTATACCTCCCACAGATCCTGCGCACTAGCAGAGAGTCATCAACAGAGAATTCAACCACAGAGTCCAGTTTCTCCTCACGCTTCTCCAAGAGGCCATCCAGCTAGAAATGAGAACGAGAGAGGTTGACAGATGCATTCTTGTGATTCAGCactcttttattattaaaaatgacagaTGTATCATAGACACACATGGAGGGTCAGTTGTTCACAGAAGTCCTCACCATTTCTGCTTGCTTGACGGTGCGGGGGAAACCGTCCAGCAGGAAGCCATTCTTGCATGCAGGCGTGTCCAGGTTGTTGTCAATGAGCTCCACCACCATCTCATCACTCACCTGAAGGAAAGAGGACAAAACAAGGAATCAGGACTTTATCCCtcaaaccaaaaacacacattgtGGAGgaacaaatattataatgtatataaaactcaaacatctattcattttaccaGTTTGCCGGCATCCATGGTTTCTTTAAGCCGCTGACCGAGCTCTGAGCCAGATGCCACCATGGCCCTCAGCATGTCCCCAGTGGCTAAATGACACACACAGTACTTCTCTGCAAGCCTGGGTGCCTGTGAAGGCCCGAAATGAAACATATTATGGAATTAACCTAGAAATCAATTCACACATTACATAAAATACACTTGAAATATAAGGAAAGCTAAATGCTTGTTCGTCTAACAACCCATCAAGAGgaacaattaaatatttgtgtgcAACATTTGTCTTGAAATagacaaataaaactaaaaacagccattcaaaatgaaaaaaaaagatgtaaatatataaattaaccgTTTTTTCAGCAAGTATACAATaacattgatcaaatgtgacagtaaagactgttACACTGCTACAAAAAggtctattaaaaataaaaatattaagcagcacaactgtttttaacatggataataataagaaatgattttTAAACTGCAAATCAatatatctgaatgatttctgaaggataacgtGAAAATGAAGGCTGGAgcaatgttgctgaaaattcagcttttccatttcaggaataaattacacgttaaaagatattaaaatagaaaacagttacagtcagaactgtaataatattccacaatagtattataaattatacacaagtatatttcactattttactgtatttatgagcaaataaatgcagtcttgttgagcataagtgactcatttaaaaaaacagtggtagtgtctgtatgaacaaaactataaaactaaTTACCATACTATTCTGTTGCAACCACATTCATAAGCCTAGTTTTAATAGCATTCCAAACGGGCAGTAATTATTGCTTAATAACAGCAAGCAGTAATGAAAACCAAGCTGACTGATCTGTTAACtgatgagacttttttttttttttgagttagaCTGTCACCCAACAGGACACATCAGCTCAACTGAGTGACATGGATATTAAATAATCACGCCATATTTGCAGTGAATGAATATTCTGGCCAGAAAGCATCTGATAAAGCCCAGGGCAACAGGTGTTAAAGATACAGGAACACTCAGTGACTGTTTAAACACACTTAAACCCAAAATGTATATTCTGACGTCCTCTTCTCAAACTCTGTAtgacttgtatattatatatacttcACTGCACAGAAGAAAAAGACGTAATTAAAGTTGATTGTGCCCGAAGCTATCATTTAACATTCTAGTATTTTGTCTGCatcattttattgaaaaaaaaaaaaaaaaaaatccataccgGTACATGAGGGTATGGAAATGACGATAAACTACTCCTTTACTACTCAGTCCTCGCTGTCCCTCTGCTGTCGGACAGCTAAATCAGAATGAGCCACGCGGCCCTTCGCACAAGCTCTCACCTGCGTGCCCTTACCCGCTCCGGGCGGCCCAAGCAGAATGGCTCGAATGCCTTTCCTTACACTGGAGACGGTGTCGTCCGTTTGCGTGCTGGGGGCCATGGTTACAGGTTGTAAACGAACTAAAAACACTTCTCTCCACTCCACACGTCGCGTCCGCTAACTCACTCAGAAAGGAAGTGGTAACGCCTCCGCTTGCTCAGTATGGACTCAAAGTCCCGCCTCCTAGTACAAGGCCATCTATCTGATTGGCCAATAGCAAGCCATTTATCCACAGCACGAGCTCATTGGATAAAATCGAATGAATCAGTATCAGTGTCGTCTAATATCCGGAATTTGTCCTAAAGTGACACATCACACATTAAGATGTGAAAGTTTAGATAAGGCAAAACAAGATATCATatctaaaatgacaaattaatattTACGTCACACAGCACAAAGGTCGTCATTCCGCTCTTGTTCTTCCGacttttaactttataataaCCGCAGACCATAATTTAAAAGTACCGTCATAGTCACCataaaatgaatttaatgaactttgtacatttttgaatattttaataatattttctataatttaagtatattttttattataaatagtatttgcattatttatagaTCATTTGAATGATCCGGTATCTTTATATTTGcggttttcattttaaagtagttttgcttttgtcatttcttttttaTACCTCTGTTTAGCTTATTTTATAGTAATCATAGTACTTCAGTCCAGACTTTAATTTCAGATAGTTGAGCCACAAGTGCTGTAGGTCAAGACCACCTAAACCGAAATCAAGACCAGACTGTGTTAAGACCAAACAAGCACTTCTCAAATTCATTTATTGCCTGTGAATTTCTTGTGTTGAATCAATAATTAGAATAATAGGACAATATAGACCTGttaccatttaaattaaaaaactaacaacaaaattaatctttgcaCTTCAGAGGTGGATCAGATGTTGCATCGATTACAATGAGCAAGGAAATATGATGGAAAAatgaaatgatacatttaaatatcACACTAAACTGCCAGTAGGCTAAGTAACAGCAAATCACTTAATGAGGGAGACAGAATCATTTATTCTTCAACAAAATACAGCTTGGAGTTGCTCAGAAATGTTTAAAAGAGTCTAAAATGCAATTCACTTAATAGTAACTTCTTGTTTGTTGAATGTTTGTATAAAATCGTTGTTTTCAATCATGCTCATATTCATGAAACAGCTCTCTTGCTCCTGTAATATTGTTTAATTGTATCATGTTATATAAAGTCTGAGACTGAGACAAGACCTTCCAAGATGGTCAAGTACTACAAGGCATTTCTAATTATAAGTTCTTCATCTAATAGCTATATTTTAGCTttaatgaacaattttttttttaaatagtttcaaCAATAACACtattcaataatacattttattcctGGATCCAAGTCTAGCTAAAAATATAGTCTAGCACAAAATATGAggcagttaaaaaataaataaaaaggtaagaaaCTGATGACAAGTATGTTATCAAAAGCTGGTTTTATTGAAACCGCAGCTCTGCATGATACATGGAAGCCATATTTGGAGTGTTTCAGATACCATAACACAAAACAGCCATAACACTAAAGTGCCTTAAGATTACTACAGTGATGGGGCTGAATTTTGGTATGAATTTTGGTATTTTTGAATATGAAAAGGTTAAGAAATTATACATTACGAAAAACAAAGACAATATGACATTTAgtgtaaatgtaaactttgtaAGTGTCACTTATTCAAACACACATTTGGATATaggtaaattaattaaatttagtaagaatcatttaaaatgttataaaatgttcatttaaagttacaaagcaaacagaaaaatatatgtaGAGAGCTTAAGAAATAGGGAATATGCATGATACATATTCCAACTCACAATTATTGTGAAGTCATCTGGatcaagcaaagaaaaaaaaacatgtcttgtaccatttttctttcaataaaaacaggaaattaGATTCTATGGCAAATATCAATTACATTTGTACTCTTTTGAAGGCACATATCACTCATCAGTGTTACTGCAGAAACTGAGCTGAAAAGAGCTTTGGTTATGGGAAAGATCTAACTCTTAAATTGTTTGCAGTTTTTCAGCCAAGGACAGGACTAACATTGCTCATAAAtgcctaaagaaaaaaaaaaagccaatttcCTTCCATTATCCAAGTGAGTTCCCCTTTGTGTActtgcattttatataaatataaatttctcAACTTTAATAACTCTAATCTAACCAAATCCCCCCAGAAAAACTTAGATAAAATTCCAAATCCTGATGACAGATGAGCAAAAATGTTTAGTCATCCCTATAAcagcaaatatacaaatataaaatcagATAATGGGTTCTGGTAGTacttaatttaaagtttttttttttttttaccacaaagtACTGACATTAAGTGTTTCGTTCATTTAAAGATTCAGGACATTGCCttatttcttgctggatgaataTTCTTAGAAATTTGCCTACAGCAAGCATCTCAGCATACAGCAGTCAGGCaaaaagaaatttaaatatacatacaatAATTGACAGTCTAACAAAGCAAATAAACTAGTCAAATtagtctaaaaaaaaattaagcaatccTTGCTAAATTACACTGAGAAAAGTATCAAAACCATACCTGAAAACCCTTGTAAGGGTAACTGAAATGTCTCTTAATTTATGGctttatggatttaaaaaaaaaaacttgtcaaatttataaaaatcttGTAAAATACATCTGTAAACACTGTGTAACTATGATGCCATATTGCACTTCCAAATCTGACCTAAACACAGTCAGTGTGAAAGTCAGACAAGGATACCTTTAGCCCTTGGTGCCCGATGAGAGCAGGCTTACATGGGTTTATAACATGAATCTGGCTGCCACATGCGCAGGTCTACCAAGATCTGGTTCAGCTTCTGCATCCACAGATTCCTTTCATCCTTAGTGTCGGCACTTAACCAGTTCCTGCACATTATAAAGGGAAGTTCTGATTAGAACTTGACCTTCTCCATCAAAGCACGTGAACTGGCATTGTTAATAGGGTCTTACTTTGTAACACACAGCGTGTCCTTGCACTGGCTGACCAGGGTCTCTCGGTCATCCTCCCTCTGTGGTCTCACTGTGATGAGCTCAAAGGTATTGGGCCGGGCACAGAACTCTCTGTTTGCCGGCTCCACTTTACGACTCGTACAGTTGGCAAGGTTAATGCGACCAATTGGATTCTGTGCGAAGAAGAATAACcggttcattttaattaagtgcatctcaaaaataaaaaattatagtagGCCTACCTTTCGTTTTTCATCATCAGGGTAAGTCCAAAAAGAGATGCAGTATCCTGAAAGGACACACCACCTCCTGTGCCAAGATCCAAATCCACTGACATCCTCAAACATAGTCTGCAAATAACAGACACCTTCACTAGCACCACTTAGTATAAAAAGATCCGTTTTTCTAGCAATGCCTGTATTTTTACTAGAAGGATAAGAAAAACTTCTGCAGACATTCTTTCAGTTTAAAGACTCACCAGGAAGCCTCGTTCCTCTATCCGTGATCCAACCTCGCACTTCATTTTCAGGTATATATGCCCCTCCAAAGGACAAAGGAAAGGTACCTGTAGCAAAACAGGACATTAAGGGCTAGAACATAGACATATGCAAGAGAAGTGCTAGGAGTAACAAAAACAACTAGTATTCACCCAAATCCAAAGGCATTGATgtgcacacaaaaatgtaaataagcgGCTTAAAGTGACAGTATCACCGAAAAGACACCAAGCCATGTTAGCCAAATACTCAGACACACAAAAACCCGTGTTACTAAACACAGAGCAAATATAGAAACCTTTTTGTGAAACATGTCAATGAGCAGCTCTCTTTCAATCCCTTCATATTTGATCTAAAAGAGAGAAATGACTGCATGTGAAAGAGTCTGGGATAAGCAAACATCAGCACTGTGCAAGAAAAACGAGTAGTGTTAAAACTGTATCAAGCTGGTGTGAACACTAGTGCTGTGGTTAAACCTCTCTCTGATGTTAGAAAGCAACGGAGGGTGTGTATTGACGTCACTTTCATGACAGAACACACCCACTCAATCCGGCAAGTGGCAAAAAAAACCCTGCAACTTGGCTGCCTCTAGCAGTTGGACTCAAAAGTGATCcacattttaccaaaaaaaaaaaaaaaacactggacacTGATATGTGGCCAAGAACAGGATTTATATATACCCAATTTGGATGCCAAAGAAATAAGCAAAGCTATACAAAAGCCTTCACACTTGATCTTCTAGACAACATTATAAATACATCACAGCTAGGATCTACATCTGAGGGATCACTTACATCATTGTTATATATTGTCATTTCACCCAGACAAAAACTTGTtaaaggcattacacaaataacATTATGACTTTCTGTAATGCTGCTTTTGTATTGTGCCAAAATCAAAGTGACGAGAACACCAATGCATATTCTGGTTGTTTCAGTAGATTTAGTAAAAGGTTTTATCTGCTGACGATACGGAGTTCAGCAGTGTAAATCTATTTAAGAACTACATCGTGATTGTATCAgtcagaatttttattattaccatGTAATGTTGCCACAGTGTTTCTGTGACATCATGTACATACCCTCTATACATCTAGTGTGTTTCGCCAGGTGATGGTGTAAGTGTGGTTTGATTTATGGAACAGTTATGATGATATAGAGATATAGCAGGAAAGTACCTTCTCAAGCGGGAATTTGTTTTTCCCAATAGAGGCTAAAGTTAGCCTGTGTGCTCCGACAAGTACAAAACTACTGGTGCGCACTGCGTTTGGACCACCAGGGCTGGCCACAACTGAAAAGGAAGAAATAAagttaacaaacaaacaacaaatcgAAAATGTTAGTTGAACTGAAATGCTTTTAATACTCACCAGGTGTTTGGAGGTTGCTCTTCTATAATAGATAAATGGAGAGGACAAAAAAGTACCAGAACTTTACATAATAATGTTTATAACAAATTAATTTCAAAGTACTGTATTACAtgtacaacaatattacattacaaataaGAAATCATGCAAGAGGTTTTTCATAAAACCTTAAATCAAGATCAAAGTCAGGGTGTGGAATTTTTCCCAGAGGAAGAAAGAATTTGGCCTTAAAAACTGAATTTGACAATTTTGCAGCAGTCTACAGTTTTCACTgattattgataaataaatgtgtttacaaCATGAgttcatttttcaattttcttttgAGCATTTTCCTCTGGACTTAAAGACAGGGTGTCTTTATATAATAACAGTGTAACTGTAGTGGTGTATGGAATGATTCTgagaccttcagaaatcattcgaatatgccgatttggtactcaagaagcatttcttattataatcagtgctgaaaacaactgtgctgctttatatttgtgTGGAACCCCTAATACAGTTATTTTATGAttcattaaactaaaaaaaaaaaaacagaacagctTTGTGTAACATTGTAAAATGTCACTTTACATatttcacctttgatcaatttaatgtatactTGCTGAATGaaactatgaaaaaagaaaaaaaaaattcccctcttttgaccagtagtgtgtgTTAAAATTTAAGCAAACAGACTACTTACAGAGATAGCAAGGAACCTTTTTGGTGTTATAGCCTGTGGAGATAAAATTTGATTTCAGACTAAAATATAGTgaacaaaacaatacaaacatagcACTGCTGAAAACTACTGAGACAAAAGTTCTTATTAGTTaaggaattaataaaaatacccatCACCATGCACTTTTAGACTGACAATACTACACATTAAAGACACTTGCTTAAAATCTAACCAACTGCTTGCTTGCACACCAGCAAAGGATGTTTTGAAACACAGCATACCTTTGACTTGCTGGGCTTTTTCCTCTTGTCAGGGTTCAGCTCCCGTTTCTGAACCTAagagaaaaacaaacttttactAAATCCCTTTGATAAAGGGTTAATTTGTATTCAAAAGGCATGCATTTCAATTGAAAAACTTAAAAAGCTGTACTTACCAAACAGTAGACCTCAATATCGATCTCAAAGTCATTAGAGACATCAGACCTGCACGTAAAGCAACGTATTAATATGATGAACACTACACTGAGGTGATAGGGATGTCATGAGTGGCTTGATGGGAAGTGACACTTACAAAGTGAATTTGGTGGAGAAGGTCAAAGCATCACCACTTAGACCAGTGCGTGCGCTTGCTAGAGGAGTCGCCACTGTGTTCTCCGCTCCAGCACGGATCATCACAAAGAAGAAATGGTTTCcacattcttaaatcaaaattACGACATAAGTGTCTGATCGGACATGAAGGTGCCAAACAAGAagtatctatatataaatacagaagcATTCTCACCAGGCTTGTTGGCAGAAGAACAGATAAAGTCAGCCTTCAGAGGGAGTCGCAGCTCTAGCAGTGAGATGGACCCTTTAGAAGCAGGTAAACCCATATCTGCCTGAGCACTGCTTGTGCTTTTCTTCTGGGCTGTTGGACCCTCTGCTTTTAGCCGGTCCAAATCAGCCTTCAGGGCAGCCCTCCTTTCGGCTGAGGTTCGAACACAAGTAATCATTACTccaaattaaagaaataattctgatattcatTCGTGTAGTGCAAAAAGGAAAGTATCCCTTACTGGCAATAAGCAGCAGTCTCTCAGCCTCAGCCTCCACTTGAGATCCTTTCCCATGTTCTTCATCTGTGCAGCAGTTGAGAGCCTGACTAGCCTGATGGATCACTGTCTGCTGCAGGTTCATCTCATTGGTCAACATCTGAGAGAACAATGTGGTAACAAAACTCACTTCAAATCAAAGACTGTTCACTCATTTTACTATGAATAGGAGAAACTAATGTGCAACAGGGCAAAATAAGACCCGCCTTCTAACTACGTAAAAGAGCCAGTTGCCAATTGTTTGGTACTGCAGCTATTGTTAGAAGGTCTAGTTCCCATAGAGCCCTTGACTCATGTTTGGGACTGCACATGCATACtgacagaaaagaagaaaaaatggctACAAAACCATGCTGTTTATTTACTACCAAGACACAGTTTTCTGAGCACGAGTTATTCCGTAACGGATACAAACAATTCtgtccctgaagaactgaaacgtaaacaaaggaattatcatccatattgcaatgttattacctcgttggactaaacgtgctccatgagatgttGTTTAGTGGAcgcttacctttctaactaaaccaggATTTACAGCTGTAGATGCGTTTATGACTCAATATTATgacgaatctggtatgtactatgttttgatgtgtactgcttacacaaatttagcaaatacattctttcttaactttccattgaaaaacagtgatctgtcgatgcttgaggcttcgatctttattatgatatatagtttgtcaagattaatttgtcatgtttcatttaatctattcgtaaacattGACACTTGCAAACAAAGAGAGTTCAGTGTGCACACATCCAGGTGCGGGTTAACAGGTTAATTGACAGggcccaaaataataataataaacagtttttttaacaAACCTTAATTTTTTGCTTGATGTTGATGTGACTGGGGCTCCCATTGGTCTCCATTCTCTGAGACACATCCTCTTTCCTCACGATCACCTGTTTAACACGAGGTCTCTCTGGCTCAGTCTTAACCCTTGTTGATCTGTAGGCATCAATGCTGAAATCAAACAAccatacattaaatacaaatcaTACTCAAATCAGTTTGAATGTTGCTTGAAAAAGAGTCAATGATCAGATGCGCACCTGTAGGGAAGGTTCTGGTTTTGCTGCTCATCTAGGACACTGATGCTGTCAGACGATTCAGCTCGTAACATGCATGTCTTTTGGAACTTACTGGGCCTGGATACACTCTCAGGGGTTGAACTCTTCGCAATAAATGAGCTGGAAGGAGTCGATGACtggaccaaaataaaaaaagtgaaagtgagatGTAACATCCGTTTTCAGATTATTTGGCATTATCACGGTTTATCTTAAGAGTTACATCCTCAGGACCCACCATAGGCTTTCTTTCAGGGCTCTTGACCACAGCTGCTACAGTCTCTGCAAGTGGACCAAGGAGAGACATGGAGGAGATATTCAGAGCATCTTCTTCCGCATCCTCCTCATCACTTTTCTCATCGCTCTCCTCCAGGACTTCATCAAACAGCTCATTTATCACCTCAGAGTTAACGGAACCATCCACGTCCTTCTCAATCTCACACACTTCATCTGCTTCTTCAATGTCAATGAGAATGttcattatcaaaaacatgtaatGGGAATTAGTGATATAAAGTTTCAAAATAAATCCATCATGATTTTGGTGGTAATAAAATTCAGAACAATTGTGAATATCATAATGTTCAAgagataatacaaaatataattcacTTTTACTCAATAGATATTCAATATACAAGATGCATaatgaacaattattttaaaaaggctaAATAACATATacagcaaaaaatatttaataaagcccgggacgggactagttttacaggagGTCCTTAGAGAAATCGGTGTTTCACAGATGTACTTAGTGATTGTAATCCCGtctgaatctgccacgtctgtgtttttctcacacaacctctgtgatatttccagagcaaattacctactgtttttcagcaaactcagtgatcctctgagaaaactaatcccgttcGAATGCCAATGTCTGATTGccagtgatatatttttttttcacaacgcgtttccttggccgtgtgttttggccaatatgaattaccgtagatgctcttaccacaCGCATGGTTGATACGTTTGATTcccagcaaagaaaaaaaaatataactataataaaatcaagagctaAATCATGTAAACTGTTAAGACTGGTTATTGTAATATCAGCGTCAAGTGAGATCACTCATGCTCATTTCTAAACTCAAttacataattgttttattacatatataccatttataaaaaaaaaaaaaaacacagttaaactaaagtaaccacacattaacatggttttgctactaGCGTAACCatgatatttgcagtaaaacaaATTATACTAATAGTAATCAGTCCAAATTACTATATGCAATGCACAAATTCAGAGGGTGTGATCTCGGAATCACCCAAATGTACAAAAcggaccctcccacctctgtaataaacacgtaGATGTTAGTCCCATCCGAATTGgtacataaaaattacagacctcGGGtgataagaatcgaaactcaaacgtagtttagaaaactagtcccatccGAACAGGGTTTTAGTCTGGTCTTTTGACACTAAAGAgtgctaaacaaaacatttaaaactgttaaagcaaACAACACataaatatgaagaaaataaGCAGTCTATAGTACAACTGAACAAAAGTCTATAGTTTTTCCCCATACCTTTCACTTCCTCTTGTTCTTTTACAATAGGAATCTCTTCTTTAAATTCAACTTCCTTTGCAGGGCTTGAAAGAGCACACTCCTTCTCTAAAAGATGGAAATCTATTTAACTATGCATATTCCAATAAATTTAAGGACCACTATAATGTTACTGTGAATAAAATGACAAGAAAAGGCAGCATATGGCAGATATGGCTGATAAAACATAACTGAAcagaacaaagaaaaatatgagtGGAATGCTGCTTTAGAAGAACACATTTAACtatattatatggtttttataataaaatacctTTTTCACTGTATTTAGAAGGGCTGTTGAGTACTTCAGGCACTAGCACAGAAGGTTCATTATCATACACTGGCACAGAAGTCTGACTCAGTACTGATGGTTCACTTTCCTGAGGATTTTCAGGGTCATTCTTGACCTTACTAAGATCATTGTTGCTCCTCAACATGTTGCCTTTTTGAAATCGATTACGAATTTGTGCCAGTTCTGCCTCTCGCTcctattgataaataaataaaacattagtgCTGATGTTTCATATGCAATTCAACAAATACAGTATACCCTTTAATTAGTTAAGAATACATGCCAGTTTCTGCTTCTGAGTAAGGACAGCTGTGGTGGAGGTGGACTGGGCACACCCCAGCCTCTCCTGGAGCAGCCTGGTCTTGGGGGTGGCAGAGGGAGTAGCCACAGGTGTGTGGCCTTGACCTCCTAATGTAGAGGGAGAATTCTGGTTGCGCTCCTGGCACTTTTCTCCAAAACGCTCCAAAAATGACTTAACCCCTACTAAAGATCaacataagcaaataaataaattcacagatGTAAActtcaatgaagaaaaaaatga comes from the Carassius auratus strain Wakin unplaced genomic scaffold, ASM336829v1 scaf_tig00214237, whole genome shotgun sequence genome and includes:
- the LOC113091584 gene encoding anillin-like isoform X4, whose protein sequence is MDPFTEKLLERTRARRENLQRKMAERPTTAKLPMAKRTREPLTDTNSVISELTIEKALPSSKPSPSKRRCSDENALLSEENKQTVVPHVTASEPMTDKKPPLVPSSVRPRRMEQTSAHCPSEPEVLPTQPLSDTEKLMRPPQSPAKCTDNLMKHAALDGAKETPKDAPIPGITSMRSRLQRLAEQRQYWDSEVTSDAIPESVVLSSLKSHKEDLPPATPTSSELPVGRKGRLANLAATIGSWEDDLGHPPTRRDNALSHPAPPVSTVKSNISKPSPAVERPQTAQPAPHKSVNSGQQPTVYSPVKSTRAVPPSPQKTEFPQSRLAQANPSPVSSPLKIYSSTQPSSPLKSLNASASSPHRGYVSQSPLRNQGPSKLNSEAALNSGPAKPILTPKPSSTADVTVTHQSCERFTKDTTLLQQRDLAGTTVGVKSFLERFGEKCQERNQNSPSTLGGQGHTPVATPSATPKTRLLQERLGCAQSTSTTAVLTQKQKLEREAELAQIRNRFQKGNMLRSNNDLSKVKNDPENPQESEPSVLSQTSVPVYDNEPSVLVPEVLNSPSKYSEKEKECALSSPAKEVEFKEEIPIVKEQEEVKEADEVCEIEKDVDGSVNSEVINELFDEVLEESDEKSDEEDAEEDALNISSMSLLGPLAETVAAVVKSPERKPMSSTPSSSFIAKSSTPESVSRPSKFQKTCMLRAESSDSISVLDEQQNQNLPYSIDAYRSTRVKTEPERPRVKQVIVRKEDVSQRMETNGSPSHINIKQKIKMLTNEMNLQQTVIHQASQALNCCTDEEHGKGSQVEAEAERLLLIATERRAALKADLDRLKAEGPTAQKKSTSSAQADMGLPASKGSISLLELRLPLKADFICSSANKPECGNHFFFVMIRAGAENTVATPLASARTGLSGDALTFSTKFTLSDVSNDFEIDIEVYCLVQKRELNPDKRKKPSKSKAITPKRFLAISKSNLQTPVVASPGGPNAVRTSSFVLVGAHRLTLASIGKNKFPLEKVPFLCPLEGHIYLKMKCEVGSRIEERGFLTMFEDVSGFGSWHRRWCVLSGYCISFWTYPDDEKRKNPIGRINLANCTSRKVEPANREFCARPNTFELITVRPQREDDRETLVSQCKDTLCVTKNWLSADTKDERNLWMQKLNQILVDLRMWQPDSCYKPM
- the LOC113091584 gene encoding anillin-like isoform X1, producing the protein MDPFTEKLLERTRARRENLQRKMAERPTTAKLPMAKRTREPLTDTNSVISELTIEKALPSSKPSPSKRRCSDENALLSEENKQTVVPHVTASEPMTDKKPPLVPSSVRPRRMEQTSAHCPSEPEVLPTQPLSDTEKLMRPPQSPAKCTDNLMKHAALDGAKETPKDAPIPGITSMRSRLQRLAEQRQYWDSEVTSDAIPESVVLSSLKSHKEDLPPATPTSSELPVGRKGRLANLAATIGSWEDDLGHPPTRRDNALSHPAPPVSTVKSNISKPSPAVERPQTAQPAPHKSVNSGQQPTVYSPVKSTRAVPPSPQKTEFPQSRLAQANPSPVSSPLKIYSSTQPSSPLKSLNASASSPHRGYVSQSPLRNQGPSKLNSEAALNSGPAKPILTPKPSSTADVTVTHQSCERFTKDTTLLQQRDLAGTTVGVKSFLERFGEKCQERNQNSPSTLGGQGHTPVATPSATPKTRLLQERLGCAQSTSTTAVLTQKQKLEREAELAQIRNRFQKGNMLRSNNDLSKVKNDPENPQESEPSVLSQTSVPVYDNEPSVLVPEVLNSPSKYSEKEKECALSSPAKEVEFKEEIPIVKEQEEVKEADEVCEIEKDVDGSVNSEVINELFDEVLEESDEKSDEEDAEEDALNISSMSLLGPLAETVAAVVKSPERKPMSSTPSSSFIAKSSTPESVSRPSKFQKTCMLRAESSDSISVLDEQQNQNLPYSIDAYRSTRVKTEPERPRVKQVIVRKEDVSQRMETNGSPSHINIKQKIKMLTNEMNLQQTVIHQASQALNCCTDEEHGKGSQVEAEAERLLLIATERRAALKADLDRLKAEGPTAQKKSTSSAQADMGLPASKGSISLLELRLPLKADFICSSANKPECGNHFFFVMIRAGAENTVATPLASARTGLSGDALTFSTKFTLSDVSNDFEIDIEVYCLVQKRELNPDKRKKPSKSKAITPKRFLAISKSNLQTPVVASPGGPNAVRTSSFVLVGAHRLTLASIGKNKFPLEKIKYEGIERELLIDMFHKKVPFLCPLEGHIYLKMKCEVGSRIEERGFLTMFEDVSGFGSWHRRWCVLSGYCISFWTYPDDEKRKNPIGRINLANCTSRKVEPANREFCARPNTFELITVRPQREDDRETLVSQCKDTLCVTKNWLSADTKDERNLWMQKLNQILVDLRMWQPDSCYKPM